TATTTATTCCTGAAGTCGGCAGATATTTGACGGAAATCTAGTATACTCTAAAATGTTAGATCAATTTAATTCTTGCTCCCCCTGGAGATCTACCATGCTGATCAATGTCATCTATCGCGACGGCAGCGTCGATATTGTAAATTCTTCTTCACTGAGCCACCTGATCAAAAACGGGGAAATCTTCGCCTTCTGCCGGTCCGATGGCTGGACGCGCCTTGACCGGGACCCGGTCCGCAGACAGAAGCTCCCCTTCGACGGACCGGGGAAGAGGATAAACGATCTGATGGAAGACTACTATGGCTGACCAGGAAGGCCTCTAATCCTCGGGCTTACTGCCGTAAAAATCCACCTCAAGGTCATAGGCACCCCTCTTTCGTTCAAGGGAAGCAAGTTCGCGGGACCGACTGCCCAATAATTTTCA
This region of Geotalea daltonii FRC-32 genomic DNA includes:
- a CDS encoding GSU3473 family protein, coding for MLINVIYRDGSVDIVNSSSLSHLIKNGEIFAFCRSDGWTRLDRDPVRRQKLPFDGPGKRINDLMEDYYG